One part of the Arabidopsis thaliana chromosome 4, partial sequence genome encodes these proteins:
- the ARI1 gene encoding RING/U-box superfamily protein (ARIADNE 1 (ARI1); FUNCTIONS IN: zinc ion binding; EXPRESSED IN: 24 plant structures; EXPRESSED DURING: 15 growth stages; CONTAINS InterPro DOMAIN/s: Zinc finger, C6HC-type (InterPro:IPR002867), Zinc finger, RING-type (InterPro:IPR001841); BEST Arabidopsis thaliana protein match is: RING/U-box superfamily protein (TAIR:AT2G16090.1); Has 30201 Blast hits to 17322 proteins in 780 species: Archae - 12; Bacteria - 1396; Metazoa - 17338; Fungi - 3422; Plants - 5037; Viruses - 0; Other Eukaryotes - 2996 (source: NCBI BLink).): MDDYFSAEEEACYYSSDQDSLDGIDNEESELQPLSSKRSNTQVITQESLLAAQREDLLRVMELLSIKEHHARTLLIHYQWDVEKLFAVFVEKGKDSLFSGAGVTVFDYQYGNSSFPQSSQMSCDVCMEDLPGDHMTRMDCGHCFCNNCWTEHFTVQINEGQSKRIRCMAHQCNAICDEDIVRSLVSKKRPDLAAKFDRYLLESYIEDNRMVKWCPSTPHCGNAIRAEDDKLCEVECSCGLQFCFSCLCQAHSPCSCLMWELWRKKCRDESETINWITVHTKLCPKCYKPVEKNGGCNLVRCICGQCFCWLCGGATGSDHTYRSIAGHSCGRYQDDKEKQMERAKRDLNRYTHYHHRYKAHTDSSKLEDKLRDTIHEKVSKSEKRELKLKDFSWVTNGLDRLFRSRRVLSYSYAFAYYMFGEEMFKDEMTPEEREIKKNLFEDQQQQLESNVEKLSQFLEEPFDEFSNDKVMAIRIQIINLSVAVDTLCKKMYECIENDLLGSLQLGIHNISPYRSKGIEQAAQFYASWNSKDADKFQPLDSGTSGVTSRPEQASGSRSSEDTICSSSQKRPKKEGSFLNNKVTLLDLNLPADFVDQN, translated from the exons ATGGATGATTATTTTAGCGCGGAGGAAGAGGCTTGCTATTACTCCTCCGATCAAGATTCTTTGGATGGAATTGATAATGAAGAGTCTGAATTGCAGCCTCTGTCCTCTAAAAGATCAAACACTCAG GTCATCACTCAGGAATCGCTTCTAGCAGCACAG AGAGAAGATTTGCTAAGGGTGATGGAATTGTTATCAATAAAGGAGCACCATGCACGGACTCTTCTTATTCATTACCAGTGGGATGTGGAGAAGTTGTTTGCTGTGTTTGTTGAGAAAGGAAAAGATAGCTTGTTTTCTGGAGCTGGTGTCACTGTCTTCGATTATCAATATGGCAACTCTTCCTTTCCTCAGTCTTCACAGATGAGTTGTGATGTTTGCATGGAGGATTTACCAGGTGATCACATGACAAGAATGGACTGTGGCCATTGCTTTTGCAATAATT GTTGGACGGAGCATTTTACTGTGCAGATAAATGAAGGTCAGAGCAAAAGGATTAGATGCATGGCTCATCAATGTAATGCTATTTGTGATGAAGATATTGTCAGGAGTCTAGTCAGTAAAAAGCGTCCAGATCTAGCTGCGAAGTTTGATCGTTACCTTCTTGAGTCGTACATCGAAGATAACAGAATGGTCAAGTGGTGTCCTAGCACTCCGCATTGTGGGAATGCTATACGAGCTGAGGATGACAAGTTGTGCGAAGTTGAATGTTCTTGTGGTCTTCAGTTCTGTTTCAGTTGTCTGTGTCAAGCCCACTCCCCTTGCTCTTGTTTGATGTGGGAGTTATGGAGAAAGAAGTGTCGAGATGAGTCTGAGACAATCAACTGGATAACCGTTCACACAAAGCTGTGTCCCAAATGTTACAAACCTGTGGAAAAGAATGGTGGATGCAATCTCGTGAGGTGTATTTGTGGGCAGTGTTTTTG TTGGCTATGTGGTGGAGCTACTGGAAGTGATCACACTTATAGGAGTATCGCTGGTCACAGTTGTGGTCGGTACCAAGATGACAAAGAGAAGCAGATGGAAAGAGCGAAGAGAGATTTAAACAGGTATACGCATTATCATCACCGATACAAAGCTCATACAGATTCATCAAAGCTAGAAGATAAACTTAGGGATACTATCCATGAGAAAGTGTCGAAATCAGAAAAGAGGGAGTTGAAGCTTAAAGACTTCAGCTGGGTCACCAATGGACTCGACCGGTTATTCAGATCAAGGCGAGTTCTTTCATATTCGTATGCTTTTGCATATTATATGTTTGGTGAAGAGATGTTTAAAGATGAGATGACCCCtgaggagagagagataaagaagaatttGTTTGAGGATCAGCAGCAACAACTTGAAAGTAATGTGGAGAAACTTTCGCAGTTCCTTGAGGAGCCCTTTGATGAATTTAGTAATGATAAAGTTATGGCGATAAGGATTCAAATCATCAATTTGTCTGTCGCCGTCGATACACTCTGCAAGAAAATGTACGAGTGCATTGAGAATGACTTACTCGGATCTCTCCAACTTGGCATCCACAACATCTCACCTTACAGATCGAAGGGAATCGAACAAGCAGCTCAGTTTTATGCTTCCTGGAATTCCAAAGATGCTGACAAATTCCAACCTTTGGATAGTGGTACAAGCG GAGTGACATCGAGGCCTGAGCAAGCTTCAGGATCAAGGAGCTCGGAAGACACCATTTGCTCATCTTCACAGAAACGTCCCAAAAAAGAAGGAAGTTTCTTAAACAACAAAGTCACTTTATTGGATTTGAACTTGCCAGCTGATTTCGTCGACCAGAACTGA
- the ARI1 gene encoding RING/U-box superfamily protein (ARIADNE 1 (ARI1); FUNCTIONS IN: zinc ion binding; EXPRESSED IN: 24 plant structures; EXPRESSED DURING: 15 growth stages; CONTAINS InterPro DOMAIN/s: Zinc finger, C6HC-type (InterPro:IPR002867); BEST Arabidopsis thaliana protein match is: RING/U-box superfamily protein (TAIR:AT2G16090.1).), with translation MAHQCNAICDEDIVRSLVSKKRPDLAAKFDRYLLESYIEDNRMVKWCPSTPHCGNAIRAEDDKLCEVECSCGLQFCFSCLCQAHSPCSCLMWELWRKKCRDESETINWITVHTKLCPKCYKPVEKNGGCNLVRCICGQCFCWLCGGATGSDHTYRSIAGHSCGRYQDDKEKQMERAKRDLNRYTHYHHRYKAHTDSSKLEDKLRDTIHEKVSKSEKRELKLKDFSWVTNGLDRLFRSRRVLSYSYAFAYYMFGEEMFKDEMTPEEREIKKNLFEDQQQQLESNVEKLSQFLEEPFDEFSNDKVMAIRIQIINLSVAVDTLCKKMYECIENDLLGSLQLGIHNISPYRSKGIEQAAQFYASWNSKDADKFQPLDSGTSGVTSRPEQASGSRSSEDTICSSSQKRPKKEGSFLNNKVTLLDLNLPADFVDQN, from the exons ATGGCTCATCAATGTAATGCTATTTGTGATGAAGATATTGTCAGGAGTCTAGTCAGTAAAAAGCGTCCAGATCTAGCTGCGAAGTTTGATCGTTACCTTCTTGAGTCGTACATCGAAGATAACAGAATGGTCAAGTGGTGTCCTAGCACTCCGCATTGTGGGAATGCTATACGAGCTGAGGATGACAAGTTGTGCGAAGTTGAATGTTCTTGTGGTCTTCAGTTCTGTTTCAGTTGTCTGTGTCAAGCCCACTCCCCTTGCTCTTGTTTGATGTGGGAGTTATGGAGAAAGAAGTGTCGAGATGAGTCTGAGACAATCAACTGGATAACCGTTCACACAAAGCTGTGTCCCAAATGTTACAAACCTGTGGAAAAGAATGGTGGATGCAATCTCGTGAGGTGTATTTGTGGGCAGTGTTTTTG TTGGCTATGTGGTGGAGCTACTGGAAGTGATCACACTTATAGGAGTATCGCTGGTCACAGTTGTGGTCGGTACCAAGATGACAAAGAGAAGCAGATGGAAAGAGCGAAGAGAGATTTAAACAGGTATACGCATTATCATCACCGATACAAAGCTCATACAGATTCATCAAAGCTAGAAGATAAACTTAGGGATACTATCCATGAGAAAGTGTCGAAATCAGAAAAGAGGGAGTTGAAGCTTAAAGACTTCAGCTGGGTCACCAATGGACTCGACCGGTTATTCAGATCAAGGCGAGTTCTTTCATATTCGTATGCTTTTGCATATTATATGTTTGGTGAAGAGATGTTTAAAGATGAGATGACCCCtgaggagagagagataaagaagaatttGTTTGAGGATCAGCAGCAACAACTTGAAAGTAATGTGGAGAAACTTTCGCAGTTCCTTGAGGAGCCCTTTGATGAATTTAGTAATGATAAAGTTATGGCGATAAGGATTCAAATCATCAATTTGTCTGTCGCCGTCGATACACTCTGCAAGAAAATGTACGAGTGCATTGAGAATGACTTACTCGGATCTCTCCAACTTGGCATCCACAACATCTCACCTTACAGATCGAAGGGAATCGAACAAGCAGCTCAGTTTTATGCTTCCTGGAATTCCAAAGATGCTGACAAATTCCAACCTTTGGATAGTGGTACAAGCG GAGTGACATCGAGGCCTGAGCAAGCTTCAGGATCAAGGAGCTCGGAAGACACCATTTGCTCATCTTCACAGAAACGTCCCAAAAAAGAAGGAAGTTTCTTAAACAACAAAGTCACTTTATTGGATTTGAACTTGCCAGCTGATTTCGTCGACCAGAACTGA